One Stigmatopora nigra isolate UIUO_SnigA chromosome 1, RoL_Snig_1.1, whole genome shotgun sequence DNA segment encodes these proteins:
- the slmapb gene encoding sarcolemma associated protein b isoform X1, which yields MEEKELSGPLKNISMMKDDLSRSNMESTSDYEKTIQRLNDELGKAQDQANTERHKFMELEEILNKERNDKKQQAEESAKQIKQLQGQLRKLQDEVDVLREQTNASSGLCDELQSSRDEVKSLKQTLEEASAERDHDVRAIELNLATVSKDLEKWRQAASKYERELDDLQRDLQQQSKQWQKTAEIQANELQSMQLECNGFQKECSILRSEKQELVNKHQKEKSSLESECTSLHAEKEETTKALQKEKANLLQESATICAKNEAMQQKQQQLEKELVSSRAQNAELNNSLKALERAQQELEKKLVAVELQHQQESSKIQTQLDEADTHKETLQKENEKTKTELTELKEECDRAEQEKQSLVNELQECKAIMKELQERGTKTSLMLPVQAIVIGLVLALLLWYFGAMW from the exons ATGGAAGAAAAGGAGCTGAGTGGCCCACTAAAGAACATATCAATGATGAAAG ATGATCTCAGCAGGTCAAATATGGAGTCCACCAGCGACTATGAAAAAACAATCCAGCGCTTGAATGACGAACTTGGAAAGGCACAGGATCAGGCCAATACTGAGAGGCACAAATTCATGGAGTTGGAGG AAATCCTCAATAAGGAGAGAAACGACAAGAAACAACAAGCTGAGGAATCGGCCAAACAGATTAAACAACTTCAAG GCCAGCTGCGAAAGCTCCAAGATGAAGTGGATGTCCTCAGAGAGCAAACAAACGCCTCCTCTGGTTTATGTGACGAGCTACAAAGTTCACGTGATGAGGTGAAATCACTGAAACAAACCCTGGAGGAAGCTTCCGCTGAGCGGGACCATGACGTCCGCGCCATCGAGTTGAACCTGGCAACCGTCTCCAAGGATTTGGAAAAATGGCGTCAGGCTGCCAGTAAGTACGAGCGTGAGTTGGATGACCTGCAGCGGGATCTCCAACAGCAGAGCAAGCAGTGGCAGAAAACTGCAGAAATACaag cCAATGAGCTGCAGTCCATGCAGCTGGAGTGTAATGGCTTTCAGAAGGAGTGTTCTATTCTGAGGTCTGAGAAACAGGAATTGGTGAATAAGCATCAGAAAGAAAAGAGCAGTCTGGAAAGTGAATGCACCTCCCTTCATGCCGAGAAAGAGGAAACCACTAAGGCCCTCCAGAAAGAGAAGGCCAACTTGCTGCAAGAAAGTGCAACAATTTGCGCCAAAAATGAGGCAATGCAGCAGAAACAGCAGCAGCTGGAGAAAGAACTTGTCAG CTCTCGTGCCCAGAATGCAGAGCTGAACAATAGCCTGAAAGCCCTTGAGAGGGCTCAACAAGAGCTAGAAAAGAAATTGGTTGCGGTTGAGCTCCAGCACCAGCAGGAAAGTAGCAAGATACAAACCCAACTGGATGAGGCAGATACCCACAAGGAGACACTGCAGAAAGAG AATGAAAAGACCAAAACAGAACTGACTGAGCTTAAGGAAGAATGTGACAGGGCTGAGCAAGAGAAGCAGTCACTTGTCAATGAACTGCAGGAGTGCAAAGCGATCATGAAGGAATTACAGGAGAGAGGAACCAAG ACGTCCCTAATGCTGCCTGTTCAAGCCATAGTCATCGGCCTTGTCCTGGCTTTGCTGTTATGGTACTTCGGCGCAATGTGGTAG
- the abhd6b gene encoding monoacylglycerol lipase ABHD6b, with translation MVYMDTHCVSSRTNMAAELDIVNLLIIAGGTLAIPIMAFVASFLLWPSALIKVYYWYWRRTLGLQVYYADCRGYRFCYSCRGKPGMRPSILMLHSFSTHKDTWLTLVKYLPKHLHIVCVDMPGHEGTTRSNTEDYSIVGQAKRIHQFVETTRLNRKPFHVVGTSMGGNVAGVYAATYPSEICSLTLICPDGIKHPNETKFDNLLQDLQQSHYTLNIPLIPTTLVEMEDMFRLCSHVRFKIPQQILQGLVDVREPHNSFYEEVFLEIVSEKSRYALQEHLHLITAPVQVIWGKRDQVVDVSGAEVITEVLPGCRVDLLENCGHSVVMEKPCRTAKLMLQFIIQQQEARGGIKKST, from the exons ATGGTTTATATGGATACGCACTGTGTTTCTAGCAGGACCAACATGGCGGCTGAATTAGACATTGTGAATCTGCTTATAATTGCTGGGGGAACACTGGCTATTCCCATTATGGCATTTGTTGCTTCTTTCCTGCTGTGGCCATCAGCACTCATTAAAGTGTACTATTG GTACTGGAGGAGGACTCTGGGTCTTCAGGTCTATTATGCAGACTGCAGAGGCTACCGCTTTTGTTATTCTTGTCGAGGAAAGCCAGGAATGAGGCCTTCCATTTTGATGCTACACAGTTTCTCTACACACAAAGATACCTGGCTCACACTTGTCAAG TACCTTCCAAAACATCTGCACATCGTGTGTGTGGATATGCCAGGCCATGAGGGTACGACACGCAGCAACACAGAGGATTATTCCATTGTGGGTCAAGCCAAAAGGATTCATCAG TTTGTGGAAACCACTCGCTTAAACAGGAAACCTTTCCATGTGGTTGGGACCTCCATGGGAGGAAATGTAGCCGGGGTGTATGCCGCCACCTATCCTTCTGAAATTTGCAGCTTGACCCTGATTTGTCCAGATG GTATCAAACATCCAAATGAGACAAAATTTGATAATCTTCTGCAAGACTTGCAACAAAGTCATTACACACTGAATATTCCACTGATCCCAACCACTCTGGTGGAGATGGAGGACATGTTTAGACTGTGTTCACATGTTCGCTTCAAGATTCCTCAGCAG attctccAAGGACTAGTGGATGTCCGAGAACCACATAACTCTTTTTATGAAGAAG TGTTTCTCGAAATTGTTAGTGAGAAATCCAGATATGCCTTACAGGAACACTTGCATCTCATTACTGCACCAGTACAAGTGATATGGGGAAAAAGGGACCAG GTGGTCGATGTGTCTGGAGCTGAAGTTATTACAGAAGTCTTGCCAGGATGTAGAGTGGACTTGCTGGAGAACTGTGGTCACTCTGTGGTGATGGAGAAGCCTTGTCGCACAGCCAAACTTATGCTTCAGTTCATTATCCAGCAACAAGAAGCAAGAGGAGGCATAAAGAAATCAACCTGA
- the slmapb gene encoding sarcolemma associated protein b isoform X2, with translation MEEKELSGPLKNISMMKDDLSRSNMESTSDYEKTIQRLNDELGKAQDQANTERHKFMELEEILNKERNDKKQQAEESAKQIKQLQGQLRKLQDEVDVLREQTNASSGLCDELQSSRDEVKSLKQTLEEASAERDHDVRAIELNLATVSKDLEKWRQAASKYERELDDLQRDLQQQSKQWQKTAEIQANELQSMQLECNGFQKECSILRSEKQELVNKHQKEKSSLESECTSLHAEKEETTKALQKEKANLLQESATICAKNEAMQQKQQQLEKELVSSRAQNAELNNSLKALERAQQELEKKLVAVELQHQQESSKIQTQLDEADTHKETLQKENEKTKTELTELKEECDRAEQEKQSLVNELQECKAIMKELQERGTKKPWMIWVPVVAVALTAVTAAALFKT, from the exons ATGGAAGAAAAGGAGCTGAGTGGCCCACTAAAGAACATATCAATGATGAAAG ATGATCTCAGCAGGTCAAATATGGAGTCCACCAGCGACTATGAAAAAACAATCCAGCGCTTGAATGACGAACTTGGAAAGGCACAGGATCAGGCCAATACTGAGAGGCACAAATTCATGGAGTTGGAGG AAATCCTCAATAAGGAGAGAAACGACAAGAAACAACAAGCTGAGGAATCGGCCAAACAGATTAAACAACTTCAAG GCCAGCTGCGAAAGCTCCAAGATGAAGTGGATGTCCTCAGAGAGCAAACAAACGCCTCCTCTGGTTTATGTGACGAGCTACAAAGTTCACGTGATGAGGTGAAATCACTGAAACAAACCCTGGAGGAAGCTTCCGCTGAGCGGGACCATGACGTCCGCGCCATCGAGTTGAACCTGGCAACCGTCTCCAAGGATTTGGAAAAATGGCGTCAGGCTGCCAGTAAGTACGAGCGTGAGTTGGATGACCTGCAGCGGGATCTCCAACAGCAGAGCAAGCAGTGGCAGAAAACTGCAGAAATACaag cCAATGAGCTGCAGTCCATGCAGCTGGAGTGTAATGGCTTTCAGAAGGAGTGTTCTATTCTGAGGTCTGAGAAACAGGAATTGGTGAATAAGCATCAGAAAGAAAAGAGCAGTCTGGAAAGTGAATGCACCTCCCTTCATGCCGAGAAAGAGGAAACCACTAAGGCCCTCCAGAAAGAGAAGGCCAACTTGCTGCAAGAAAGTGCAACAATTTGCGCCAAAAATGAGGCAATGCAGCAGAAACAGCAGCAGCTGGAGAAAGAACTTGTCAG CTCTCGTGCCCAGAATGCAGAGCTGAACAATAGCCTGAAAGCCCTTGAGAGGGCTCAACAAGAGCTAGAAAAGAAATTGGTTGCGGTTGAGCTCCAGCACCAGCAGGAAAGTAGCAAGATACAAACCCAACTGGATGAGGCAGATACCCACAAGGAGACACTGCAGAAAGAG AATGAAAAGACCAAAACAGAACTGACTGAGCTTAAGGAAGAATGTGACAGGGCTGAGCAAGAGAAGCAGTCACTTGTCAATGAACTGCAGGAGTGCAAAGCGATCATGAAGGAATTACAGGAGAGAGGAACCAAG AAGCCGTGGATGATCTGGGTCCCTGTGGTTGCTGTGGCTCTAACAGCTGTGACTGCTGCTGCACTCTTTAAGACCTGA
- the LOC144195047 gene encoding ceramide synthase 5-like, protein MTSSFSAWFWSERFWLPENVSWADLEHPPPGVEYPRVGDILYALPLAVGVFALRILFERLVAKPCAHILQIQAGEHRQAQSNAVLERVYLSKTCPDAKQLDGLSKQLDWDVRKIQRWFRIRRNQDKPSMQKRFCESMWRFTFYLGIFIYAVRHLRVSPWTWNTRLCWDNYPFQHQSPQQFNHYVAELAFYWSLMFSQFIDIKRKDFFIMLVHHLATIVLITFSYANNMLRAGTLVMCVHDASDIFLEAAKLANYAKYQRLCDGLFVLFSISFFIARLVIFPFWIIHSVLIESWEISGPYQAWWLFNGLLFVLQTLHIMWFYLIARIAIKAIFKGKVAKDDRSDIESSSDEEIHSNNSKHPNQTSGLNVNSNLNGEKHDH, encoded by the exons ATGACTTCCTCGTTCTCAGCCTGGTTTTGGAGCGAAAGATTTTGGCTTCCCGAAAATGTTTCCTGGGCGGACCTGGAGCATCCACCACCTGGTGTGGAGTACCCTCGAGTGGGAGATATACTTTATGCCCTTCCGCTGGCCGTGGGAGTGTTTGCATTAAGGATCCTGTTCGAAAG gCTAGTGGCCAAGCCCTGTGCCCACATACTTCAGATTCAGGCGGGAGAGCATCGACAAGCCCAATCCAATGCTGTTCTGGAGCGGGTTTATCTCTCCAAAacg TGTCCAGATGCAAAGCAATTGGACGGACTTTCCAAGCAACTGGACTGGGATGTACGGAAAATACAGAGATGGTTTCGCATCCGACGCAATCAAGACAAGCCCAGCATGCAGAAAAGGTTTTGTGAGAGCAT GTGGCGGTTCACATTTTACTTGGGGATTTTTATTTATGCCGTTCGTCATTTACGGGTG TCACCCTGGACTTGGAATACCAGGTTATGTTGGGACAACTATCCCTTTCAG CATCAAAGTCCTCAACAATTCAATCACTATGTGGCTGAGCTGGCTTTCTATTGGTCACTGATGTTTTCCCAGTTCATAGACATAAAACGTAAG GATTTCTTCATCATGCTTGTCCACCACCTGGCTACCATTGTCCTCATCACGTTTTCCTACGCCAACAATATGCTAAGAGCTGGCACTCTGGTCATGTGTGTGCATGACGCATCTGACATTTTCCTTGAG GCAGCTAAGCTTGCCAACTATGCCAAATACCAGCGGCTATGCGATGGCCTGTTTGTATTGTTCAGCATCAGCTTTTTCATCGCTCGACTTGTCATCTTTCCTTTCTG GATTATTCACAGCGTTTTGATAGAGAGCTGGGAAATTTCTGGCCCATACCAGGCTTGGTGGCTATTTAATGGGCTATTGTTCGTCTTGCAGACTCTACATATTATGTGGTTCTACCTCATTGCGCGCATTGCAATTAAAGCCATATTCAAGGGAAAA GTGGCAAAGGATGACCGTAGTGACATTGAAAGCAGCTCAGACGAGGAGATTCATTCCAACAACAGTAAACATCCAAATCAGACAAGTGGACTCAACGTTAATAGTAACCTCAATGGAGAAAAGCATGACCACTAA
- the slmapb gene encoding sarcolemma associated protein b isoform X3: MEEKELSGPLKNISMMKDDLSRSNMESTSDYEKTIQRLNDELGKAQDQANTERHKFMELEEILNKERNDKKQQAEESAKQIKQLQGQLRKLQDEVDVLREQTNASSGLCDELQSSRDEVKSLKQTLEEASAERDHDVRAIELNLATVSKDLEKWRQAASKYERELDDLQRDLQQQSKQWQKTAEIQANELQSMQLECNGFQKECSILRSEKQELVNKHQKEKSSLESECTSLHAEKEETTKALQKEKANLLQESATICAKNEAMQQKQQQLEKELVSSRAQNAELNNSLKALERAQQELEKKLVAVELQHQQESSKIQTQLDEADTHKETLQKENEKTKTELTELKEECDRAEQEKQSLVNELQECKAIMKELQERGTKPWMIWVPVVAVALTAVTAAALFKT, encoded by the exons ATGGAAGAAAAGGAGCTGAGTGGCCCACTAAAGAACATATCAATGATGAAAG ATGATCTCAGCAGGTCAAATATGGAGTCCACCAGCGACTATGAAAAAACAATCCAGCGCTTGAATGACGAACTTGGAAAGGCACAGGATCAGGCCAATACTGAGAGGCACAAATTCATGGAGTTGGAGG AAATCCTCAATAAGGAGAGAAACGACAAGAAACAACAAGCTGAGGAATCGGCCAAACAGATTAAACAACTTCAAG GCCAGCTGCGAAAGCTCCAAGATGAAGTGGATGTCCTCAGAGAGCAAACAAACGCCTCCTCTGGTTTATGTGACGAGCTACAAAGTTCACGTGATGAGGTGAAATCACTGAAACAAACCCTGGAGGAAGCTTCCGCTGAGCGGGACCATGACGTCCGCGCCATCGAGTTGAACCTGGCAACCGTCTCCAAGGATTTGGAAAAATGGCGTCAGGCTGCCAGTAAGTACGAGCGTGAGTTGGATGACCTGCAGCGGGATCTCCAACAGCAGAGCAAGCAGTGGCAGAAAACTGCAGAAATACaag cCAATGAGCTGCAGTCCATGCAGCTGGAGTGTAATGGCTTTCAGAAGGAGTGTTCTATTCTGAGGTCTGAGAAACAGGAATTGGTGAATAAGCATCAGAAAGAAAAGAGCAGTCTGGAAAGTGAATGCACCTCCCTTCATGCCGAGAAAGAGGAAACCACTAAGGCCCTCCAGAAAGAGAAGGCCAACTTGCTGCAAGAAAGTGCAACAATTTGCGCCAAAAATGAGGCAATGCAGCAGAAACAGCAGCAGCTGGAGAAAGAACTTGTCAG CTCTCGTGCCCAGAATGCAGAGCTGAACAATAGCCTGAAAGCCCTTGAGAGGGCTCAACAAGAGCTAGAAAAGAAATTGGTTGCGGTTGAGCTCCAGCACCAGCAGGAAAGTAGCAAGATACAAACCCAACTGGATGAGGCAGATACCCACAAGGAGACACTGCAGAAAGAG AATGAAAAGACCAAAACAGAACTGACTGAGCTTAAGGAAGAATGTGACAGGGCTGAGCAAGAGAAGCAGTCACTTGTCAATGAACTGCAGGAGTGCAAAGCGATCATGAAGGAATTACAGGAGAGAGGAACCAAG CCGTGGATGATCTGGGTCCCTGTGGTTGCTGTGGCTCTAACAGCTGTGACTGCTGCTGCACTCTTTAAGACCTGA
- the uqcc5 gene encoding ubiquinol-cytochrome c reductase complex assembly factor 5, with translation MFQRSTALRQILSFVPGKRRLGPYRFLPIFFCIGGAMEWIMINVRIGKETFYDVYRRKRSEREYQQKFADGVIVLNEPTAK, from the exons ATGTTTCAGAGAAGTACAGCACTGCGCCAAATTCTTAGCTTCGTGCCCGGGAAACGTCGCTTAGGCCCGTATAGATTTCTTCCTATCTTCTTTTGCATCGGGGGAGCCATGGAGTGGATCATGATCAACGTGAGGATAGGAAAAGAAACGTTTT ATGATGTCTACCGAAGAAAGCGATCCGAGCGGGAATACCAGCAGAAGTTTGCCGATGGTGTCATTGTTCTAAATGAGCCTACAGCCAAGTGA
- the kctd6b gene encoding BTB/POZ domain-containing protein KCTD6, translating to MDNGGWGHRVTTPVTLNVGGHLYTTSLSTLQRYPDSMLGAMFRGDFPTARDSQGNYFIDRDGTLFRYILNFLRSSELTLPADFTETDLLKKEADFYQIEPLIHCLSDPKPLYPPDIFEQVVELSSTRKLSKYSNPVAVIITQLTITTKVHALLEGISNNFTKWNKHMMDTRDCQVSFTFGPCDYHQEVSLRVHLMDYIMKQGFTIRNTRVHHMSERANENTVEHHWTFCRPAQIVED from the exons ATGGATAATGGAGGCTGGGGCCATAGG GTGACTACTCCTGTTACCTTAAACGTAGGAGGTCACCTTTACACGACCAGCTTATCCACACTGCAACGTTATCCAGACTCCATGTTGGGGGCTATGTTCCGCGGGGACTTCCCAACAGCCCGCGATTCCCAAGGAAATTACTTCATTGACCGCGACGGAACGCTTTTCAGGTACATCCTGAACTTTTTGCGGTCTTCGGAGCTCACTCTCCCGGCTGATTTTACAGAGACAGATCTCCTTAAGAAAGAGGCAGACTTCTACCAGATCGAACCTTTGATTCATTGCCTTAGTGATCCCAAGCCGCTGTACCCTCCAGACATCTTTGAACAGGTGGTGGAACTTTCCAGCACCCGCAAACTGTCCAAATATTCCAACCCAGTAGCCGTTATTATCACACAGTTAACCATAACCACGAAGGTCCATGCCTTATTGGAGGGTATTTCCAACAATTTCACCAAGTGGAACAAACACATGATGGACACCAGAGACTGCCAGGTGTCCTTCACCTTTGGGCCCTGTGACTATCATCAGGAGGTATCCTTGCGAGTTCACCTCATGGACTACATCATGAAACAAGGTTTCACCATACGGAATACGCGTGTTCACCATATGAGCGAGCGGGCCAATGAGAATACTGTTGAGCACCACTGGACTTTCTGTAGGCCGGCACAAATAGTGGAAGACTGA
- the LOC144195101 gene encoding 14-3-3 protein beta/alpha-1, with amino-acid sequence MDKNDLVQNAKLAEQAERYDDMAAAMKSVTEQSTELSNEERNLLSVAYKNVVGARRSSWRVISSIEQKIEGNDKKKQMAREYREKIESELQEICHDVLGLLDKYLIANAGSSEGKVFYLKMKGDYYRYLSEVASGDAKKDTVDNSQQAYQQAFDISKGDMQPTHPIRLGLALNFSVFYYEIQNNPEKACSLAKTAFDEAIAELDTLNEDSYKDSTLIMQLLRDNLTLWTSENQGDEGETGEGEN; translated from the exons ATGGATAAGAACGATCTGGTACAGAATGCCAAGCTTGCTGAGCAGGCTGAGCGCTATGATGATATGGCAGCAGCCATGAAGAGCGTGACCGAGCAAAGTACGGAGCTGTCAAACGAGGAACGCAACCTTCTTTCGGTTGCCTATAAGAACGTGGTCGGTGCACGCCGTTCATCTTGGCGCGTCATCTCTAGCATTGAGCAGAAGATCGAAGGCAATGACAAGAAAAAGCAGATGGCACGCGAATATCGGGAGAAGATCGAATCTGAACTGCAGGAAATCTGCCATGATGTCCTT GGGCTACTGGACAAGTACCTCATTGCAAATGCCGGTAGTTCTGAAGGGAAGGTCTTCTACCTGAAAATGAAGGGCGACTATTACAGATATCTGTCTGAGGTTGCATCTGGGGACGCTAAGAAAG ATACTGTGGATAATTCTCAGCAAGCTTACCAGCAAGCTTTCGACATCAGCAAGGGAGATATGCAGCCAACCCACCCCATTAGGCTCGGCTTGGCCCTCAACTTCTCCGTCTTCTATTATGAGATCCAGaacaaccctgaaaaggcctgcaGTCTGGCAAAGACG gcCTTCGATGAAGCCATTGCTGAGCTTGACACCTTGAACGAGGACTCTTACAAAGACAGCACCCTGATCATGCAGCTACTAAGGGACAATTTGACT CTGTGGACATCAGAAAACCAGGGAGATGAAGGGGAAACCGGAGAAGGAGAAAACTAA